From a region of the Apibacter sp. B3706 genome:
- a CDS encoding CusA/CzcA family heavy metal efflux RND transporter, with the protein MFQTIIDLSIKYKLLVALGVVVLMVWGLYSLKHIPIDATPDITNNQVQVVTTSPTLAPQEVEQLLTIPLESELRNIPGAIEVRSISRFGLSIITVVFKENIPIIQARQLVKEQIDIAKSEIPDGIGEPQLMPITTGLGEICQYIIKVNPGYESTYNLEELRTIQEWIIKKQLNGIEGIIEISSFGGKVKEYEVAIDPILLQSYNITLEEVNNALEKNNQNSGSGYIQQKHNLFYIRTEGRLKNFQDIENTVITVKDQVPIKISDIAIVKYASAQRFGAMTMDGKGEVVGGITLMLKGENSYKTVNKVKERINQIKKTLPEGLDLYIYLDRANLIEKTISTVKKNLLEGGIIVMLVVIILIGDIRAGLIVASIIPLSLLFALILMNLFGVSANLLSLGAIDFGIVVDGAIIIIESVISVLHANYLGKKLTQKELDNVVSKTAGEIYKSAAFGILIIILVFIPIMTLQGIEGKMFRPMAFTVSFAIVGAFILSLTYVPVLSTFVLKKNIENKVTFADKIMNKLKSIYLPVLDKVLQIPYILIGSIFVIWLFFLLVFANMGAEFVPTLQEGNIAMQMSIQPGSSLEESIRTTSKVEKIIKDNFPEVVHVISKIGTAEIPTDPMGIEDSDIMIVLKEKKQWASAKTQDELVEKIKEKLSTILGASFEFSQPIQLRFNELMTGAKSDIVIKIYGEDARELKKLADQTAQTINKIEGAADVKVEQTEGLKQMKISYDRNKLAQYGLDITTLNEVIRSWVAGVKSGVIMEGERRFDLVMRLDEKYRKDLNLDQLPIRTATQNLIPVSEVATVNYESGPMMISREQAQRKINIGVNVRNSDINSLVQKIQSRVEDNIKLPPGYSIEYGGAFKNLQEATSRLSIAIPIALVIILILLYTTFKSFKDAILIFTSVPLASIGGIIALWIRELPFSISAGIGFIALFGVAVLNGIVLVSELNRLKNSGNYISLKEIIKKGGLNRLRPVVITAMVATLGFIPMAMSTSNGAEIQRPLATVVIGGLVTSTLLTLLVIPALYYVFENKNFQKNINVKKMLIIVIFLGSIGSVSAQKKVSLSYLVERAYKENRELKSSQLQIQKEKIEKKYAYTVNSTSMTIGFGQFNNKDADYQWEVSQDLGNLFSQTKKKSLIDSRLEWLTAKSNLQKHIITYHLEQLYNKWIYILEKNNLFTRIDSIYREGLKKAELKYVKGETDYMEKQFFKVELEQVIQQKTINEQENMEVENKIYSLCGISADENIVPLESFKKLEKNPLTDSLNNLYLDELDKELHVNNKTLILEKAKKLPEFSIGGLMQSIERKTSYFAGVVNISIPLFNNVYKKIKEQTLLENNNVEFKKKEITRNLDLRIRQLEKQQKYLDKELSIFGTSHSEELQKMIKIATIKYQYGEIDYLQYCSILKSSIDAQTTYLDLLNNYNQTLIELNYLTQSN; encoded by the coding sequence ATGTTTCAAACCATAATTGATTTATCAATAAAATATAAATTATTGGTTGCATTGGGAGTAGTAGTATTAATGGTTTGGGGTCTATATTCTCTTAAACATATACCCATAGATGCTACCCCTGACATAACCAATAATCAAGTGCAGGTAGTAACTACCTCACCTACCTTAGCTCCACAAGAAGTGGAACAATTATTAACCATACCTCTTGAATCAGAATTAAGAAATATTCCCGGAGCTATAGAAGTACGATCTATTTCAAGATTTGGTTTATCCATAATTACCGTTGTATTTAAAGAAAACATTCCCATAATACAAGCCAGACAACTGGTTAAAGAACAAATAGATATCGCTAAAAGCGAAATTCCCGATGGAATAGGAGAACCGCAATTAATGCCTATTACTACAGGATTAGGAGAAATTTGTCAATATATAATTAAAGTTAATCCCGGATATGAATCTACTTATAATCTTGAGGAATTAAGGACAATTCAAGAGTGGATAATTAAAAAGCAACTCAACGGAATCGAAGGAATAATAGAAATTTCAAGTTTTGGAGGAAAAGTTAAAGAATATGAAGTAGCTATAGATCCCATCTTATTACAAAGTTACAATATCACTTTAGAAGAAGTTAATAATGCACTAGAGAAAAATAATCAAAATTCCGGATCCGGTTACATTCAACAAAAGCATAATTTGTTCTACATACGAACAGAAGGGAGACTAAAAAATTTTCAAGATATTGAAAATACGGTTATAACAGTAAAAGATCAAGTACCCATTAAAATTTCAGATATAGCGATTGTAAAATATGCTTCAGCCCAAAGATTTGGAGCTATGACAATGGATGGAAAGGGAGAAGTGGTTGGAGGAATCACGTTGATGTTAAAAGGAGAAAACTCTTATAAAACAGTTAACAAGGTAAAAGAAAGAATCAATCAAATTAAAAAAACATTACCCGAAGGCTTAGATCTTTATATTTATTTAGATAGAGCAAATCTTATAGAAAAGACTATTTCAACCGTTAAAAAAAATTTACTAGAAGGTGGAATAATAGTAATGTTAGTTGTAATTATCTTAATAGGCGATATAAGAGCTGGGCTAATAGTAGCATCCATTATTCCACTTTCATTATTATTTGCGCTGATACTGATGAATTTATTCGGAGTTTCAGCAAATTTACTTTCCTTAGGAGCTATAGATTTTGGAATAGTTGTAGACGGGGCAATTATAATTATAGAATCGGTCATTTCAGTTTTACATGCAAACTATTTAGGAAAAAAGCTTACTCAAAAAGAATTAGATAACGTAGTATCTAAAACAGCAGGAGAAATATATAAATCAGCAGCTTTCGGAATCCTTATTATTATTTTAGTGTTTATTCCCATTATGACTTTACAGGGAATAGAGGGTAAAATGTTTAGGCCCATGGCCTTCACTGTTAGTTTTGCCATAGTTGGAGCTTTTATATTATCATTAACCTATGTACCCGTATTGTCAACATTTGTCCTTAAAAAAAATATTGAAAACAAAGTAACCTTCGCAGATAAAATCATGAATAAATTAAAATCAATTTATTTGCCTGTTTTAGATAAAGTATTGCAAATACCCTATATTCTCATAGGTAGCATTTTTGTAATCTGGCTTTTTTTTCTCTTGGTTTTCGCTAATATGGGAGCCGAATTTGTTCCCACCTTACAAGAAGGAAATATAGCTATGCAAATGAGCATACAGCCCGGAAGTTCATTAGAAGAGAGTATACGCACTACTTCAAAAGTTGAAAAGATAATTAAAGACAATTTTCCGGAGGTAGTACATGTAATTTCAAAAATAGGAACGGCCGAAATACCAACGGATCCAATGGGTATAGAAGATTCAGATATCATGATTGTTTTAAAAGAAAAAAAACAATGGGCTTCAGCCAAAACACAAGATGAATTAGTGGAAAAAATAAAAGAAAAGTTGTCGACAATATTAGGGGCTTCTTTTGAATTTTCTCAACCAATACAATTAAGATTTAATGAGCTTATGACAGGAGCAAAATCAGACATAGTAATTAAAATTTATGGAGAAGATGCAAGAGAATTAAAAAAGTTGGCAGATCAAACGGCTCAGACTATAAATAAAATAGAAGGAGCAGCCGATGTAAAAGTAGAACAAACCGAAGGGCTAAAACAAATGAAAATAAGTTATGATAGAAATAAGTTAGCACAATATGGATTAGATATAACTACCTTAAATGAAGTAATCCGATCTTGGGTAGCAGGAGTAAAATCAGGGGTTATAATGGAAGGAGAACGCCGTTTTGATTTAGTAATGCGACTGGATGAAAAATATAGAAAAGATTTAAATTTAGATCAATTACCAATACGTACGGCTACCCAAAATTTAATTCCCGTTTCCGAAGTGGCAACCGTGAATTATGAATCCGGACCAATGATGATTTCAAGGGAACAAGCACAAAGAAAAATTAATATAGGAGTAAATGTGCGTAATTCCGATATAAATTCCCTGGTACAAAAAATTCAATCAAGAGTAGAAGATAACATCAAATTACCACCGGGATATTCCATTGAATATGGTGGAGCATTTAAAAATTTACAAGAAGCAACTTCGAGACTGAGCATTGCTATTCCCATAGCTTTAGTAATCATACTTATATTATTGTATACAACCTTTAAAAGCTTTAAAGATGCAATATTAATTTTTACCTCCGTACCCCTGGCTTCCATAGGAGGAATTATAGCTTTATGGATACGTGAATTGCCGTTCAGCATTTCAGCAGGAATAGGTTTTATCGCCCTTTTTGGAGTTGCTGTCTTAAATGGAATCGTGTTAGTAAGTGAATTAAATAGACTGAAAAATTCAGGCAACTATATTTCTCTCAAAGAAATAATTAAAAAAGGAGGACTAAACCGTCTGCGTCCGGTGGTTATAACGGCAATGGTTGCAACCTTAGGCTTTATTCCAATGGCCATGTCAACATCAAACGGAGCAGAGATACAAAGACCCTTGGCTACTGTAGTTATCGGAGGATTAGTAACCTCAACTTTATTAACCTTACTCGTTATTCCGGCTTTATATTATGTTTTTGAAAATAAAAATTTTCAAAAGAATATAAATGTAAAAAAGATGCTAATCATAGTAATTTTTTTAGGCAGTATTGGCTCAGTGAGTGCTCAAAAAAAAGTTTCTCTTTCCTACCTTGTAGAAAGAGCTTATAAAGAAAATAGAGAGCTTAAATCCAGTCAATTGCAAATTCAGAAAGAAAAGATTGAAAAAAAATATGCCTATACAGTCAATTCTACTTCAATGACTATCGGTTTTGGACAATTTAACAATAAAGATGCTGATTATCAATGGGAAGTGTCACAAGATTTAGGAAATCTATTTTCACAAACTAAAAAAAAGAGCCTCATTGATAGCCGGTTAGAATGGTTGACGGCTAAATCTAACTTACAAAAACATATAATAACCTATCATTTAGAACAATTATATAATAAATGGATTTATATCTTAGAAAAGAATAATTTATTTACCCGAATAGATTCCATATATAGAGAAGGATTAAAGAAAGCTGAATTAAAATATGTAAAAGGAGAGACGGATTATATGGAAAAACAATTTTTTAAGGTAGAATTAGAACAAGTAATTCAGCAAAAAACTATAAATGAGCAAGAAAATATGGAAGTTGAAAATAAGATATATTCATTATGTGGAATAAGTGCTGATGAAAATATAGTACCTCTTGAATCATTTAAAAAATTAGAAAAAAATCCCTTGACGGATAGTTTGAATAATCTATACTTGGATGAATTAGATAAAGAGCTGCATGTTAATAACAAAACATTGATTCTGGAAAAAGCCAAAAAATTACCTGAATTTTCAATTGGCGGATTAATGCAAAGCATTGAACGCAAAACCAGTTATTTTGCGGGTGTGGTTAATATAAGCATTCCCTTATTTAACAATGTTTATAAAAAAATTAAAGAACAGACTCTTCTTGAAAATAACAATGTTGAATTTAAAAAAAAGGAGATAACACGAAATTTAGATTTAAGAATCAGGCAATTAGAAAAGCAGCAAAAATATTTAGATAAGGAATTAAGCATATTTGGAACTTCACATTCAGAAGAACTACAAAAAATGATAAAAATAGCAACGATTAAATACCAATACGGAGAAATAGACTATTTGCAATATTGCAGTATATTAAAATCTTCTATAGATGCTCAAACCACCTATTTAGATTTATTGAACAACTACAATCAAACCTTAATTGAGCTAAACTATTTAACACAATCCAATTAA
- a CDS encoding efflux RND transporter periplasmic adaptor subunit: MKIITHIILFFISILLSYSCSSKNKENSIEKESRVHSGITLSEEQIKTNDIKFGTAELRPIESKIMVTGVIHALPQNKASIHSKVDGFIGKINFITGDFVRKGQELATVNNPSFISLQKQFLESYYTMNLAYKDYQRKNALLESDAISRKSYEQSLATYQVSTAEYESLKSELQLLGFSPATIIKTGKINPELKIVSPLSGFIQAKEISPGKQITTTDELFLIINQEKLHVELNVPAKYASTLFVGQKIEFTLPEISDTLQGTIHIIGKVTSTENNTIQVHADIQTKLPDTNFYENRFVNAYIINKSKEVLTVPKEAVYEEKGKNYVFIRKNNQIEQKEILIGNSNNNFLEVTNLDPHQELVISGVYYLQSGEMESGHNH, encoded by the coding sequence ATGAAAATAATAACTCATATAATACTATTTTTTATTTCAATATTGCTTAGTTATTCCTGTTCATCCAAAAATAAAGAAAACTCTATCGAAAAAGAATCCCGTGTACATTCAGGAATTACCTTGAGCGAAGAACAGATTAAAACCAATGATATAAAATTCGGTACTGCAGAATTACGTCCCATTGAATCCAAAATTATGGTTACCGGCGTCATACATGCCTTGCCTCAAAATAAGGCATCTATACATAGTAAAGTAGATGGATTTATTGGAAAAATAAACTTCATAACCGGTGATTTCGTTCGTAAGGGGCAAGAATTGGCAACGGTAAATAACCCTTCATTCATCTCTTTACAAAAACAATTTCTAGAGAGTTATTATACAATGAACTTAGCTTATAAGGATTATCAGCGAAAAAATGCCCTATTAGAAAGTGATGCAATTAGCAGAAAATCGTATGAACAATCTTTAGCAACATATCAAGTTTCAACTGCAGAATATGAAAGTCTGAAATCTGAATTACAATTACTGGGATTTTCTCCTGCCACTATAATTAAAACAGGAAAAATTAATCCGGAATTAAAAATTGTAAGTCCTTTAAGTGGATTTATTCAAGCAAAGGAAATTTCTCCCGGTAAACAAATAACAACTACAGATGAATTATTCTTAATAATAAATCAGGAAAAACTTCATGTGGAACTAAATGTTCCCGCAAAATATGCTTCAACCCTCTTTGTAGGACAAAAAATTGAATTTACATTGCCTGAAATTTCAGATACCTTACAAGGAACAATTCACATCATAGGTAAAGTAACAAGTACCGAAAACAACACCATACAGGTTCATGCAGATATTCAAACAAAATTGCCTGACACAAATTTCTATGAAAATCGATTTGTAAATGCATATATAATTAATAAAAGTAAAGAAGTGCTAACTGTACCTAAAGAGGCAGTATATGAAGAAAAAGGTAAAAATTATGTATTTATTAGAAAAAATAATCAAATAGAACAAAAAGAAATACTAATTGGAAATTCAAATAATAATTTTTTGGAAGTGACTAATTTAGATCCTCATCAAGAACTTGTAATTTCAGGGGTTTATTATCTACAATCAGGAGAAATGGAATCCGGACATAATCACTGA
- a CDS encoding putative DNA modification/repair radical SAM protein yields the protein MNEQIINKLATLAESAKYDVSCSSSGVGRKSKVGGIGSTSSSGICHTFTEDGRCVSLLKIMMTNYCMYDCAYCISRKSNDIKRASFSVKELVELTLEFYKRNYIEGLFLSSGVVKSPDHTMERMVRVIKELRTVHKYNGYIHMKSIPGASKELVTQAGLYADRLSVNIEIPTEKNLKFLAPEKDHKSVFAPMKYIQNGVLEYKEEKKKYKSTPKFTPAGQSTQMIIGATNETDQDILKVSSLLYMQSSMRRVYYSGFIPVNPYDNRLPALQQAPLVRENRLYQADWLMRFYHFTADEIIDDTNPNLDLEVDPKLSWALRHPEMFPVDVNTAEYRQIVRVPGIGIKSAKLIIASRKFGKLDRYQLKKIGVIIKRAQYFITCRNSSGTTINEIKPEFVKKILVNKKHTSQNTNQISLIFP from the coding sequence ATGAATGAACAAATTATCAATAAACTCGCAACTTTAGCAGAATCAGCTAAATATGATGTTTCTTGTTCCTCAAGTGGAGTTGGAAGAAAGAGTAAAGTCGGAGGTATAGGCTCAACTTCATCTTCAGGAATTTGTCATACATTTACTGAAGATGGACGATGTGTTTCCTTATTAAAAATTATGATGACCAATTATTGCATGTACGATTGTGCATACTGCATTAGTCGTAAAAGCAATGATATAAAAAGAGCTTCGTTTAGCGTTAAGGAATTGGTGGAATTAACCCTAGAATTTTATAAAAGGAATTACATAGAAGGCTTATTCTTAAGTTCAGGAGTGGTTAAAAGTCCGGATCATACAATGGAAAGAATGGTGCGGGTAATTAAAGAACTCCGAACGGTTCATAAATATAATGGATATATCCATATGAAAAGCATCCCTGGCGCCAGTAAAGAATTAGTTACACAAGCCGGATTATATGCAGACAGGCTCAGCGTAAATATTGAAATACCCACAGAAAAAAATCTCAAATTTTTAGCTCCCGAAAAAGACCATAAAAGTGTCTTTGCACCTATGAAGTACATTCAAAACGGGGTATTAGAATATAAAGAAGAAAAGAAAAAATATAAATCTACTCCTAAATTCACCCCTGCCGGGCAGAGTACACAAATGATTATTGGAGCAACTAATGAAACCGATCAAGATATATTGAAAGTTTCTTCACTTTTATATATGCAATCAAGCATGAGAAGAGTGTATTATTCGGGATTCATACCGGTCAATCCTTACGACAATAGACTTCCTGCTTTACAACAAGCGCCTCTAGTAAGAGAAAATCGATTATATCAGGCGGATTGGTTAATGAGATTTTATCATTTCACGGCTGATGAAATAATTGATGATACAAACCCAAACCTTGATTTGGAAGTAGATCCAAAATTATCCTGGGCTCTTCGTCATCCCGAAATGTTTCCTGTTGATGTAAATACAGCAGAATACAGGCAAATAGTACGAGTGCCCGGCATCGGAATTAAATCGGCTAAATTGATTATAGCTTCCCGTAAGTTTGGTAAATTAGATAGGTATCAATTAAAAAAAATAGGTGTTATCATAAAAAGAGCCCAATATTTTATTACTTGTAGAAATTCGTCAGGAACAACAATTAATGAAATAAAGCCTGAATTCGTAAAAAAAATACTTGTAAACAAAAAACATACATCCCAAAACACCAATCAAATATCTTTGATTTTCCCTTAA
- a CDS encoding TIGR03915 family putative DNA repair protein, whose amino-acid sequence MIVFSYDKSLDGLLCVIYEAYERKIFPELLIQSGEIPPLFVDQLLEIQTRDKIVSKTWAYLEKKMSKESLNMMQAVWLSEQDDRDWLLYKFIKKAIDTKFTGHTDFGDEVIINIHNLAKKVYKEGYNWKQFVRFKKSKDGIFFAPVYPIYNSLPLAIPHFKDRFSSQSWIIYDLNRNYGFYYDGKVVIEMTLESDNEYFNSDQPNEKLLDSKEILFQESWKKYFQALSIKERINLKLQKQHMPKRYWKYLTEMQ is encoded by the coding sequence ATGATAGTATTCTCTTACGATAAATCGTTGGATGGACTTTTATGTGTAATTTATGAAGCATATGAAAGAAAAATTTTTCCTGAACTATTAATTCAATCGGGAGAAATACCCCCTTTGTTCGTTGATCAATTACTTGAAATACAAACACGAGATAAAATAGTTAGTAAAACTTGGGCATATTTAGAGAAAAAGATGTCTAAAGAATCTCTCAATATGATGCAAGCTGTATGGTTGTCAGAGCAAGACGATAGAGATTGGCTATTATATAAATTTATTAAAAAAGCCATTGATACAAAATTTACTGGACATACTGATTTTGGGGATGAAGTCATTATTAACATTCATAATCTGGCTAAAAAAGTATACAAAGAAGGCTATAATTGGAAACAATTTGTAAGATTTAAAAAGTCGAAAGACGGAATTTTTTTTGCTCCCGTATATCCAATTTATAATAGTTTACCATTGGCGATTCCTCATTTTAAAGATCGATTTTCTTCACAGTCTTGGATTATTTATGATTTAAACCGCAATTATGGATTTTATTATGATGGAAAAGTAGTGATTGAAATGACTTTGGAAAGCGATAATGAATATTTTAATTCAGATCAACCCAACGAAAAATTATTAGATTCAAAAGAAATTTTATTTCAAGAATCGTGGAAAAAATACTTTCAAGCTTTATCAATAAAAGAGAGAATTAATTTGAAACTACAAAAACAACATATGCCTAAAAGATATTGGAAATATCTCACAGAAATGCAATAA
- a CDS encoding TonB-dependent siderophore receptor — MKKTYIAFVLLCLGQLLIAQYTSGIKGYLFDVEDKPIKKATFYIDGEKISEIDNQTGFFEISGLSDGFHNLTISSPKFNDYNESFILNPDEVKEINITLYGKGDIDDVTIYGTKQIHGLDMITRLPVAPRELPQNISVISSEIINEQGALTITDAVRNVPGVNLFGTYGGSSESMSIRGYRGTPVLKNGVQVDSDFRSASLLTDMQGVSSIQVLRGSAAITQGIGNGLGSPGGVINVVTKTPLFLTGGNVAIETGSWGLFRPTFDYQTILDKKGTAAFRLNGAYQRADSYKPRVDNNRVYINPSFEWRPDDRTTVTLEMDYINNNITPDRGTVNSTDADKNNLLDATHKFFGWATDNQNTRTTTYSAKIVRKLNEVLSLRALYAASINNEETYGLGSIASPYTFNVEAKGQKISDFLRRTRTLTWSESEDKNKVIQIDLIGKNLYTGKVKHTFQTGFDYKINNTNSTTHGKYRKDKDGKVILDPKTGLPLIDRSIEVDIINIFDKIPNVLPKGINKSSFDAIASTSSSESEVYGIMIQDAVEINEYIRANVGLRYSQDAKKPNIGAANEAWDPFVGIMVSPVKNISLFGNYATTTNLRSASNPTKDGGTIGSSVTNQFEVGVKSDWFNKKLDFNVTYYFIKNNDISYQIYENGVGTGFYSKAGDLRRNGIEIEANGHILENLQVILGYSYSDVQYKNSVAYVNGSRPMNAPYSTANGWVQYLFNRGTLKNLVLGVGVYYVGDRPINDYSSNLRADGHGSTPGIKPFNMPDYTTVNAQLGYTYKKVGLKFFFNNIFDKIGYTSYYRGGYINQIDPRNFKLQLSYNF; from the coding sequence ATGAAAAAAACATACATAGCTTTTGTTCTTTTATGTTTAGGGCAGCTTCTAATAGCGCAATATACATCAGGGATCAAAGGATATTTATTTGATGTAGAAGACAAACCGATAAAAAAAGCAACTTTCTACATTGACGGTGAAAAAATTTCTGAGATCGACAATCAAACCGGTTTTTTTGAAATATCGGGATTAAGTGATGGATTTCATAATTTGACCATTTCTTCTCCTAAATTCAATGATTATAACGAATCCTTTATTCTCAATCCTGATGAGGTAAAAGAAATTAATATAACATTATACGGTAAAGGAGATATTGATGATGTTACTATATACGGAACTAAACAAATACATGGTTTAGACATGATTACTCGTTTGCCGGTTGCTCCGAGAGAATTACCACAAAATATATCCGTAATTTCCAGTGAAATTATTAACGAACAGGGTGCACTTACTATAACCGATGCAGTTAGAAATGTTCCGGGGGTTAATTTATTCGGTACTTATGGGGGGTCTTCGGAAAGTATGTCTATCAGGGGATATCGTGGAACTCCTGTATTGAAAAACGGAGTTCAGGTTGATTCCGATTTTCGTTCTGCTTCTCTTTTGACTGATATGCAAGGGGTATCAAGCATCCAAGTTTTACGTGGATCAGCGGCTATAACTCAAGGTATTGGTAACGGATTAGGAAGTCCGGGAGGTGTAATTAATGTAGTTACCAAGACTCCATTATTTTTAACCGGAGGAAATGTTGCTATTGAAACCGGAAGCTGGGGGTTATTTCGACCAACTTTTGATTATCAAACCATTTTGGACAAAAAAGGTACTGCTGCATTTCGTTTAAATGGTGCATATCAAAGAGCGGACAGCTATAAACCAAGAGTTGACAATAATAGAGTTTATATAAATCCTTCTTTTGAATGGAGACCGGATGATAGAACGACTGTTACATTGGAAATGGATTATATTAATAACAATATAACTCCCGACAGAGGTACTGTAAATTCAACTGATGCCGATAAAAATAATTTATTAGATGCTACGCATAAATTTTTTGGCTGGGCAACGGATAATCAAAATACTAGGACTACAACCTATAGCGCCAAAATTGTACGAAAATTAAATGAAGTATTAAGTTTACGTGCCTTATATGCGGCATCAATAAACAACGAAGAAACTTATGGATTAGGTTCCATAGCTAGTCCATATACCTTTAATGTAGAAGCAAAAGGACAAAAAATTTCGGATTTTTTAAGACGTACAAGAACTCTAACTTGGTCCGAAAGTGAAGATAAAAACAAAGTGATTCAGATTGATTTAATTGGAAAAAATTTATATACCGGTAAAGTTAAACATACTTTTCAAACAGGATTTGATTATAAGATCAATAATACGAATTCTACCACTCACGGAAAATACAGAAAAGATAAAGACGGAAAAGTTATCTTAGATCCAAAAACCGGATTGCCTCTTATTGACAGATCCATTGAAGTTGATATTATTAATATATTTGACAAAATACCTAATGTATTACCTAAGGGAATCAATAAATCATCTTTTGATGCCATAGCTTCTACCAGCTCCAGCGAATCTGAAGTTTATGGTATTATGATTCAAGATGCTGTGGAAATCAATGAATATATAAGAGCCAATGTTGGATTACGTTATAGTCAAGATGCTAAAAAACCCAATATAGGAGCTGCTAATGAAGCATGGGATCCTTTTGTAGGAATCATGGTTAGTCCGGTAAAAAATATAAGTCTTTTTGGTAATTATGCTACTACAACCAATTTGCGTTCAGCAAGTAATCCTACCAAAGATGGAGGGACTATTGGATCTTCAGTTACTAACCAATTTGAAGTTGGAGTTAAATCTGATTGGTTTAATAAAAAATTGGATTTCAATGTAACCTATTACTTTATTAAAAATAATGATATTTCATATCAGATATACGAAAATGGAGTGGGAACAGGCTTTTACTCTAAAGCAGGTGATTTACGTAGAAACGGTATTGAAATTGAGGCAAACGGGCATATTTTAGAAAATTTACAAGTAATTTTAGGATATTCTTATTCGGATGTTCAATATAAAAACAGTGTTGCTTATGTAAACGGTTCCAGACCAATGAATGCTCCATATTCTACCGCTAACGGATGGGTACAATATTTATTTAATCGAGGAACATTAAAAAATCTTGTTTTGGGTGTAGGTGTTTATTATGTGGGAGATCGCCCAATTAATGACTACAGTTCAAACTTAAGAGCAGATGGACACGGTTCAACACCGGGCATTAAACCTTTCAACATGCCGGATTATACAACTGTTAATGCTCAATTGGGATATACGTATAAAAAAGTTGGTTTGAAATTCTTCTTTAATAATATATTCGATAAAATTGGTTATACTTCATATTATAGAGGAGGTTATATTAATCAAATCGATCCTAGAAATTTTAAACTTCAACTTTCATATAATTTCTAA
- a CDS encoding NADH-quinone oxidoreductase subunit A, which translates to MSLPIDYVPVLIQVAVALGFSVIALVGSAMLGSRVHGKVKDDTFECGIAYEGDARSPFSVKYFLTAILFVLFDIEIIFFYPYALNIRDFGVEGFLAVLTFISVFLLGFVYVVKKGALDWEK; encoded by the coding sequence ATGAGTTTACCTATAGATTATGTTCCGGTACTTATACAGGTTGCAGTTGCTTTGGGTTTCAGTGTGATAGCACTGGTCGGTTCAGCAATGTTAGGTTCGAGAGTACACGGTAAAGTTAAGGATGATACCTTTGAATGCGGGATTGCTTATGAAGGTGATGCCCGTTCGCCTTTTTCAGTTAAATATTTTTTAACAGCAATATTATTTGTACTATTTGATATTGAGATTATTTTCTTTTATCCTTATGCGTTGAACATCAGAGATTTTGGAGTTGAAGGCTTTTTAGCAGTATTAACCTTTATCTCGGTTTTTCTTTTAGGATTCGTATATGTAGTTAAAAAAGGAGCGTTAGATTGGGAAAAATAG
- a CDS encoding NADH-quinone oxidoreductase subunit B codes for MAEKKVKIVDAPEGVSGPGYFAGSFDKIIGLARSYSLWPLPFATSCCGIEFMAIQAANYDLSRFGAENMCFSPRQADLLMVCGTISKKLAPVLKRVYTQMAEPKWVMAVGACASSGGIFDTYSVLQGIDKVIPVDVYVPGCPPRPEQIIEGFMQIQEIARNESLRRRESAEYKELLKSYEIS; via the coding sequence ATGGCAGAAAAAAAAGTTAAGATTGTTGATGCTCCTGAAGGAGTAAGTGGGCCCGGATATTTTGCCGGAAGTTTTGATAAAATTATAGGATTGGCAAGGTCATATTCTTTATGGCCGTTACCGTTTGCTACCTCTTGTTGCGGAATTGAGTTTATGGCTATACAAGCTGCCAATTATGATTTATCGCGTTTTGGAGCAGAAAATATGTGTTTTTCGCCAAGACAGGCAGACCTTTTAATGGTTTGCGGAACGATATCCAAAAAATTAGCTCCGGTTTTAAAACGTGTATACACTCAAATGGCAGAACCAAAATGGGTAATGGCTGTCGGAGCTTGTGCTTCCAGCGGTGGAATTTTTGATACCTATTCTGTATTGCAAGGAATAGATAAAGTTATACCTGTTGATGTATACGTACCCGGTTGTCCTCCAAGACCCGAACAAATTATAGAAGGTTTTATGCAGATACAAGAAATAGCTAGAAATGAAAGCTTACGAAGAAGAGAATCTGCTGAATATAAAGAGTTGTTAAAATCCTATGAAATATCGTAA